From Alosa sapidissima isolate fAloSap1 chromosome 7, fAloSap1.pri, whole genome shotgun sequence, the proteins below share one genomic window:
- the si:dkey-72l14.3 gene encoding glyco_hydro_56 domain-containing protein, which yields MAWRGRHVGRTALWASLLLLLSVSLLLSPALAGPARSPILPGQPFLVFWGVPDRGCPGRPDPSAFGMEWQGRAAVFYEDTLGLYPFFTALDQPINGGLPQHTSLNTHLQRVEADLLTALPQAGAPGLGVLRWKEWSPQWSRNRGKQAKYQQGSRALLRGFFPDWSPEEVEKWAQVDFEAAAQAILMETLREVKRLRPQSLWGVAPFPDCYNSGPLQLLPNYTGRCPAAEMALNDELMWLWKRSTAIYPTLMMDKFPPGSKGPWLYSSNQIREALRVAALAGTAYDLPVFPLVRTVYASTNNYLSEADLVNSVGESAAMGAAGVIMWERAFLAKTQKSCSEMASFIRDVLGPYVVNVTTATRLCGVSLCQGRGRCVRKNQEDSVYLHLPSVNFRLLPEGAEGVRAAGELDPAFLDTWRRDFRCQFYEALEGAAADQESGGLDARGANARPALKSPALAGQGQGQGQGQGQGQGQVQGQEQEQGQGQGQGQGQGQVQSEGTGVTVGQVPKDSGVSTHQPAAQLLFLLMATGLLLTH from the exons ATGGCGTGGAGGGGACGCCACGTTGGCCGGACCGCACTCTgggcctctcttctcctcctcctcagtgtGTCCCTCCTGCTGTCCCCCGCCCTGGCCGGACCAGCCCGCTCCCCCATCCTTCCTGGCCAGCCCTTCCTGGTGTTCTGGGGGGTCCCCGACAGGGGCTGTCCAGGGCGCCCTGACCCTTCAGCCTTCGGCATGGAGTGGCAGGGCCGTGCGGCTGTGTTCTACGAGGACACCCTGGGCCTGTACCCCTTCTTCACCGCCTTGGACCAACCCATCAATGGAGGCCTTCCGCAGCACACCAGCCTGAACACCCACCTCCAACGGGTAGAGGCTGACCTCCTGACCGCCCTGCCCCAGGCCGGGGCTCCGGGGCTGGGCGTGCTGAGGTGGAAGGAGTGGTCGCCCCAGTGGAGCAGGAACAGGGGAAAACAGGCCAAGTACCAGCAGGGGTCGCGGGCCCTGCTCAGGGGGTTCTTTCCCGACTGGAGTCCTGAGGAGGTGGAGAAGTGGGCACAG GTGGACTTTGAGGCGGCTGCTCAGGCCATCCTGATGGAGACCCTGCGGGAGGTCAAGCGTCTGCGGCCCCAGAGCCTGTGGGGGGTGGCTCCCTTCCCAGACTGCTACAACTCCGGCCCGCTCCAGCTCCTGCCCAACTACACAGGCCGCTGTCCGGCCGCCGAGATGGCCCTCAACGACGAGCTCATGTGGCTGTGGAAACGGAGCACGGCCATCTACCCTACCCTGATGATGGACAAGTTCCCGCCTGGGTCCAAGGGGCCCTGGCTTTACTCCTCTAATCAGATTCGAGAGGCATTGAGAGTGGCAGCTCTGGCGGGAACAGCCTACGACCTACCAGTGTTTCCATTGGTCAGGACTGTCTATGCATCCACCAATAACTACCTGTCTGAG GCAGACCTGGTGAACTCGGTGGGAGAGAGTGCTGCTATGGGCGCCGCTGGAGTCATCATGTGGGAGAGAGCCTTCTTAGCAAAGACTCAG AAGTCCTGCTCTGAGATGGCTTCTTTCATACGGGATGTGTTGGGCCCGTACGTGGTGAACGTCACCACGGCAACACGCCTGTGCGGCGTGTCCCTGTGCCAGGGTCGCGGGCGCTGCGTGCGCAAGAACCAGGAGGACTCCGTCTATCTCCACCTGCCCTCCGTCAACTTCCGCCTGCTGCCCGAGGGCGCCGAGGGCGTCCGGGCCGCTGGCGAGCTTGACCCCGCCTTCCTGGACACCTGGAGGCGGGACTTCCGCTGCCAGTTCTACGAGGCCCTAGAGGGCGCCGCCGCAGACCAGGAGTCCGGAGGCTTGGACGCCCGGGGGGCCAACGCACGCCCTGCACTTAAGTCCCCCGCCCTGGCAGGACAGGGACAAGGGcaagggcaggggcaggggcaggggcaggggcaggtgCAGGGGCAGGAACAGGAACAGGGACAGGGACAGggacaggggcaggggcaggggcaggtgCAGAGTGAGGGAACGGGGGTAACAGTTGGACAAGTACCCAAGGACAGTGGCGTCTCGACTCACCAGCCCGCGGCCCAACTGCTCTTCCTGCTCATGGCGACTGGACTCCTCTTGACCCACTGA
- the borcs6 gene encoding BLOC-1 related complex subunit 6 gives MSHSPVSGQDVPEATNGVDSPTSPEISDRPMPHTLKCDGRTTLQEDGLEEETQTTTETNVDADHISNNSAAHSNSNLSHTETPETHSTSLTDTHSHTPNRHAESPPKHEPHTGEEDHNDSVFTHIYVTDLIDTATKDRPHTETHSTDRQQHDNAHTYSEAPDDDGVREEEENDRTERNDGEQGEDEKAEPTEPSSSSSSSSRNPPSRLSTSAPASGTAPSLAETAADSDEVPRPMHVMAEVRVRGMPDRVVRGMQDSKSLDELSGACGGGGPRGGARGGQAEGGRRATISSALELEGTVSHEGDLTNFICRNLEQKIKMSSRPSLDCDSDSSSGSVRGRGSMRRPADIPPIDPSVLLDLQRHTQDVAQSVELMMRSLNGTIQNMTALSVGYIQTYRDSVDSLGESVDMSIKGMYTLMARCEELDRSMQPIHTLAAQIRDIKRTLDALEAVFK, from the exons ATGAGCCATTCCCCTGTGAGTGGCCAAGATGTCCCCGAGGCAACCAACGGGGTGGACTCTCCAACCTCCCCTGAGATTTCTGACAGGCCTATGCCACACACTCTGAAGTGTGATGGCAGGACCACGTTACAAGAAGATGGTCTAGAGGAGGAGACACAGACTACAACAGAGACTAATGTGGATGCAGACCACATATCTAATAACTCAGCCGCACATTCAAATTCAAACCTGTCACACACTGAAACTCCCGAAACGCACTCCACGTcgctaacagacacacactcacacacaccaaacaggcATGCAGAATCTCCGCCCAAACATGAACCTCACACAGGTGAAGAAGACCACAATGATTCGGTATTCACTCACATATATGTCACAGATCTCATAGACACAGCAACCAAAGACCgaccacacacagaaacacacagcacagacagacaacagcacgacaacgcacacacatacagtgaagCCCCAGATGAtgatggagtgagagaagaggaggagaatgaTAGAACAGAGAGAAATGATGGAGAGCAGGGAGAAGACGAGAAGGCAGAG CCTACggaaccatcatcatcatcatcatcatcatctcgaAACCCTCCTTCTCGTCTCAGCACATCGGCCCCTGCCAGCGGGACCGCCCCCTCCCTAGCGGAGACCGCGGCGGACTCGGACGAAGTGCCTCGGCCCATGCACGTGATGGCGGAGGTGCGCGTGCGCGGCATGCCGGACCGCGTGGTGCGGGGCATGCAGGACAGCAAGAGCCTGGACGAGCTGAGCGGGGCGTGCGGTGGCGGAGGCCCGCGGGGAGGTGCCCGGGGCGGTCAGGCAGAGGGCGGCCGCAGGGCCACCATCTCCAGCGCCCTGGAGCTAGAGGGCACCGTGAGCCATGAGGGAGACCTCACCAACTTCATCTGCAGGAACCTGGAGCAGAAGATCAAGATGAGCTCGCGGCCCAGCCTCGATTGTGact CGGACTCTAGCTCGGGTTCAGTCCGCGGCCGGGGGTCGATGCGGCGGCCAGCAGACATCCCCCCGATTGACCCGTCCGTCTTGTTGGACCTGCAGAGACACACGCAGGACGTGGCGCAGAGTGTAGAGCTCATGATGCGCAGCCTCAACGGAACCATCCAGAAC atGACAGCCTTGAGTGTCGGCTACATCCAGACGTACAGAGACTCTGTGGATAGCCTCGGAGAGTCTGTGGACATGAGCATAAAG GGAATGTACACGTTGATGGCACGTTGTGAGGAGCTGGACCGCTCCATGCAGCCCATCCACACGCTTGCTGCTCAGATCCGAGATATCAAGCGCACTCTGGATGCCCTGGAGGCCGTCTTCAAGTAa